A window from Streptomyces sp. NBC_00299 encodes these proteins:
- a CDS encoding peroxidase family protein, whose amino-acid sequence MAESGQHEQRYERYEGGSPEAERQVFERLARELMDVQVRNRRAGGGEVTRTFHAKAPLAVENARLRFHDDLPAALRVGFAQPGAEYPATVRLSNASGIRQGDGSPDLRGAAVRVRVSQEESHDLLATSHPVSHARNAREFVAFAKAMAGARSPVQKAFGLFVKLPLAVGLGTANRMRRNVQAAARHTVDSLAHETYWSRGAMLWGDAGPVRFLFRPAPGTPPGPAPDRQDPDFLHREFARRLARGDVEYDLCVQRFVDERHTPVEDASVEWQDGVAPALPVARLTIPGQDLDSAEARAISRRIEDLSFNPWYTTEEFRPLGNINRARKAAYQASSAHRLGLRFVTEEPVRNKVLGRPVEAAFALLNQYVPWHRLPTRLSLLNLVFLRKVLRRLNLIDTEPREAPPRAQPVPEPVPERLRDERSYDGTYNDLSDPGMGAVGAAFGRNLEPVFRPDLFDTPNPVTVSRQLLYRESFLPATSLNVLAAAWIQFQVHDWVNHRRHRPGERSVEVPLPPGSGPWHNTPGGPGEDVMRFAENQGIEAPGGPPILFANTASHWWDGSEVYGADEQTARFLREAEGRAELRLEDGHLPNGGNGGIPLTGFNDSWWMGLSAMHTLFAREHNAVCAALRAEYPRMSEERIYQRARLIVSALIAKIHTVEWTPAILATEAIDIALHTNWQGPPRNWLNQLGLWLFESHSLTGIPKTLPDHHTAPYSLTEDFVTVYRMHPLIPDDFELREHQLGQRLETVGFLDIQGGAAETRIRKTGLANALYSFGVAHPGAITLHNFPRSLQQFEREGEIIDLSVVDLVRTRRRGVPRYNDFREGLHKPRLRSFEELTENAETLARLKDVYRSVDEIDTVVGLFGENPPTGFGFSDTAFRVFILMASRRLQSDRFLTVDYRPEVYTPLGIDWVERGGLNSVILRHCPELAALLPCGASAFAPWRAVRPASGS is encoded by the coding sequence ATGGCCGAGTCCGGGCAGCACGAGCAGCGCTACGAACGGTACGAGGGCGGCAGTCCCGAGGCGGAACGCCAGGTGTTCGAGCGGCTGGCGCGTGAACTGATGGACGTGCAGGTCAGGAACCGCCGGGCCGGGGGCGGGGAGGTCACCCGTACCTTCCACGCCAAGGCGCCGCTGGCCGTGGAGAACGCACGGCTGCGCTTCCACGACGACCTCCCGGCAGCCCTGCGGGTGGGGTTCGCCCAGCCGGGCGCCGAGTATCCGGCCACCGTACGGCTGTCCAACGCGAGCGGCATCCGGCAGGGCGACGGCTCGCCGGATCTGCGCGGGGCGGCGGTGCGCGTGCGGGTGTCGCAGGAGGAGAGCCACGATCTGCTGGCGACCAGCCATCCGGTCTCGCACGCCCGCAACGCCCGGGAGTTCGTGGCCTTCGCCAAGGCGATGGCGGGCGCCCGCAGCCCGGTGCAGAAGGCGTTCGGACTGTTCGTGAAGCTGCCGCTCGCCGTGGGGCTCGGCACCGCCAACCGGATGCGGCGCAATGTGCAGGCCGCTGCCCGGCACACCGTCGACTCGCTCGCCCACGAGACGTACTGGAGCCGGGGGGCGATGCTGTGGGGCGACGCGGGGCCGGTGCGGTTCCTGTTCCGTCCCGCGCCGGGCACCCCGCCGGGGCCCGCGCCGGACCGTCAGGACCCGGACTTCCTGCACCGTGAGTTCGCCCGCCGGCTGGCGCGGGGCGACGTCGAGTACGACCTGTGCGTGCAGCGGTTCGTGGACGAGCGGCACACCCCGGTCGAGGACGCGTCGGTGGAATGGCAGGACGGGGTGGCGCCCGCGCTTCCGGTCGCCCGGCTCACCATCCCCGGCCAGGACCTGGACTCCGCCGAGGCACGTGCGATCTCCCGCCGCATCGAGGACCTGAGCTTCAACCCCTGGTACACGACTGAGGAGTTCAGGCCGCTCGGCAACATCAACCGGGCCCGCAAGGCGGCGTACCAGGCATCCAGCGCGCACCGGCTCGGCCTGCGGTTCGTCACCGAGGAGCCGGTCCGCAACAAGGTCCTCGGGCGTCCTGTCGAAGCGGCTTTCGCGCTGCTCAACCAGTACGTGCCCTGGCACCGGCTGCCGACGCGGCTGAGCCTGCTGAACCTCGTGTTCCTGCGCAAGGTGCTGCGCCGGCTGAACCTGATCGACACCGAGCCGCGCGAGGCGCCGCCCCGCGCACAGCCGGTGCCCGAGCCGGTCCCGGAACGGCTGCGCGACGAGCGGTCGTACGACGGGACGTACAACGATCTGTCGGACCCGGGCATGGGCGCCGTCGGCGCGGCCTTCGGCCGCAATCTGGAGCCGGTCTTCCGTCCCGACCTCTTCGACACCCCGAACCCGGTCACGGTCAGCCGCCAACTCCTGTACCGCGAGAGCTTCCTGCCCGCGACCTCGCTGAACGTGCTGGCCGCGGCCTGGATCCAGTTCCAGGTGCACGACTGGGTCAACCACCGGCGCCACCGGCCGGGTGAGCGCAGTGTCGAGGTGCCGTTGCCGCCCGGCAGCGGACCGTGGCACAACACGCCCGGCGGGCCCGGCGAGGACGTGATGCGGTTCGCGGAGAACCAGGGCATCGAGGCGCCGGGCGGCCCGCCGATCCTGTTCGCCAACACCGCCTCGCACTGGTGGGACGGGTCCGAGGTGTACGGCGCCGACGAGCAGACCGCGCGCTTCCTGCGCGAGGCCGAGGGTCGCGCCGAACTCCGCCTGGAGGACGGTCACTTGCCGAACGGCGGCAACGGCGGGATCCCACTGACGGGCTTCAACGACAGCTGGTGGATGGGCCTCAGCGCCATGCACACGCTGTTCGCGCGGGAGCACAACGCGGTGTGTGCCGCGCTGCGCGCCGAGTATCCGAGGATGAGCGAGGAGCGGATCTACCAGAGGGCCCGCCTGATCGTCTCGGCGCTGATCGCGAAGATCCACACCGTGGAGTGGACGCCTGCGATCCTCGCCACCGAGGCGATCGACATCGCCCTGCACACCAACTGGCAGGGCCCGCCCAGGAATTGGCTGAACCAGCTCGGACTGTGGCTGTTCGAGTCGCACTCACTGACCGGCATTCCGAAGACCCTGCCGGACCACCACACCGCGCCGTACTCCCTCACCGAGGACTTCGTCACCGTCTACCGCATGCACCCGTTGATCCCGGACGACTTCGAGCTGCGCGAGCACCAACTCGGGCAGCGTCTGGAGACGGTGGGCTTCCTGGACATCCAGGGCGGCGCGGCCGAGACGCGGATCCGCAAGACGGGGCTCGCGAACGCCCTGTACTCGTTCGGTGTCGCCCATCCCGGAGCGATCACGCTGCACAACTTCCCGCGCTCCCTGCAGCAGTTCGAGCGGGAGGGCGAGATCATCGACCTGTCGGTGGTGGACCTGGTCCGGACCCGGCGGCGCGGGGTCCCGCGCTACAACGACTTCCGGGAAGGGCTGCACAAGCCGCGCCTGCGGTCCTTCGAGGAGCTGACGGAGAACGCCGAGACGCTGGCGCGGCTGAAGGACGTGTACCGCTCGGTCGACGAGATCGACACCGTCGTAGGGCTGTTCGGGGAGAATCCGCCGACGGGGTTCGGCTTCAGCGACACCGCGTTCCGGGTGTTCATCCTGATGGCGAGCCGGCGTCTGCAGTCCGACCGCTTCCTCACCGTCGACTACCGGCCCGAGGTCTACACGCCGCTGGGCATCGACTGGGTGGAGCGGGGCGGCCTGAACTCCGTGATCCTGCGGCACTGCCCGGAGCTTGCGGCACTGCTGCCGTGCGGGGCCAGCGCGTTCGCGCCCTGGCGGGCGGTACGACCGGCGAGTGGCTCTTGA
- a CDS encoding membrane-associated oxidoreductase, with amino-acid sequence MEINDLTPAERAVWEAFPKGTAVDFRGAQDESAAEGADWGPQRTVRATVLRALLLDGPTESGEVAALKVAGARITGVLDLRYATVDSIVRLSHCHFEDVPDLSGAQLKYLNLTGSQLPGLASARVRVDGGLRLMGCRFGGPVRLGGAQIAGALYLEGTEVTAPEGTEDPVLQLHQVTVGEDLCATRLRTRGEIRLNGATISGSLRLENAELRHPEGFVLSAEALEVGANVLGRRLSTRGRIDLRGARIPGRLDLLYSSLSNPGGTAMRASSCVIGEVWLRGGTPMEGRLNLRRSQVEHLNLDPEMLPDQVRLLDLTYTSLTPHVSPELRLPMLERDEDTFDPHGYEQLTAAYRRTGDEDGARLVQLAKQRRHRTTLPWYGRLWGHVQDATVGYGFRPMRALGWLLSLLAVGSVAFALHTPPPLKADEAPQFNPVFYTLDLLLPVISFGQEPAFAPKGGQQALAYVLVLTGWILATTVIAGVTRTVSRQ; translated from the coding sequence ATGGAGATCAACGATCTGACACCGGCCGAGCGCGCCGTATGGGAGGCCTTTCCCAAAGGCACTGCTGTGGACTTCCGTGGTGCGCAGGACGAGAGTGCTGCCGAGGGCGCCGACTGGGGACCCCAACGGACCGTCCGCGCCACGGTGTTGCGGGCTCTGCTGCTCGACGGCCCGACGGAGAGCGGTGAGGTGGCGGCCCTCAAGGTGGCGGGCGCGCGGATCACCGGTGTGCTGGATCTGCGGTACGCGACGGTGGACAGCATCGTGCGTCTCAGTCACTGCCACTTCGAGGACGTGCCCGATCTGTCCGGCGCCCAGCTGAAGTACCTCAATCTGACCGGGTCCCAGCTGCCCGGTCTGGCGTCCGCGCGGGTTCGGGTCGACGGTGGGCTGCGGCTGATGGGCTGCCGGTTCGGGGGGCCGGTACGGCTCGGCGGGGCCCAGATCGCCGGGGCACTGTATCTGGAGGGGACCGAGGTCACCGCGCCGGAGGGGACCGAGGATCCGGTCCTCCAGCTCCACCAGGTGACCGTCGGGGAGGACCTGTGCGCGACACGGCTGCGCACGCGCGGTGAGATCCGGCTGAACGGCGCCACGATCAGCGGCTCGCTCCGGCTGGAGAACGCCGAGCTCCGTCATCCCGAGGGCTTCGTCCTGAGCGCCGAGGCCCTCGAAGTGGGCGCCAACGTCCTGGGCAGACGCCTGAGCACGCGAGGCCGCATAGACCTGCGGGGCGCCCGCATTCCCGGTCGGCTCGACCTGCTGTACAGCAGCCTGTCCAATCCCGGCGGCACCGCGATGCGGGCGAGCAGCTGTGTCATCGGCGAGGTGTGGCTGCGCGGGGGCACCCCGATGGAAGGCAGGCTCAACCTGCGCCGCTCGCAGGTGGAGCACCTCAACCTGGATCCGGAGATGCTCCCGGACCAGGTCCGCCTCCTCGACCTCACCTACACGTCCCTGACACCGCACGTGTCGCCCGAGCTTCGGCTGCCCATGCTGGAGCGGGACGAGGACACGTTCGACCCGCACGGATACGAGCAGTTGACCGCCGCCTACCGCCGTACCGGCGACGAGGACGGCGCCCGCCTGGTCCAGCTGGCCAAACAGCGCCGCCACCGCACCACGCTCCCCTGGTACGGCCGCCTGTGGGGCCATGTCCAGGACGCCACCGTCGGCTATGGCTTCCGCCCGATGCGCGCGCTGGGCTGGCTGCTGTCCCTGCTCGCCGTCGGCTCCGTCGCGTTCGCGCTGCACACGCCGCCGCCCCTGAAGGCGGACGAGGCACCGCAGTTCAACCCGGTCTTCTACACGCTCGACCTGTTGCTGCCGGTGATCTCCTTCGGGCAGGAACCCGCCTTCGCGCCGAAGGGCGGGCAGCAGGCCCTGGCGTACGTCCTCGTCCTCACCGGCTGGATCCTCGCCACGACGGTCATCGCCGGCGTGACACGGACCGTCAGTCGGCAGTAG
- a CDS encoding bifunctional sugar phosphate isomerase/epimerase/4-hydroxyphenylpyruvate dioxygenase family protein — MRTSIATVSLSGSLTEKLTAASRAGFDGVEIFENDLLASPLTPEEIRARCADLGLTIDLYQPMRDIEAVPADEFARNLRRARHKFELMRRLGADTVLVCSSVHPRAVDDDALAAEQLGQLAALAQDFGIRVAYEALAWGRHVNTYDHAWRIVEAAGHPALGTCLDSFHILSRTSDPKDLEGIEDIPGEKIFFLQLADAPLLAMDVLQWSRHYRCFPGQGGFDVAGLVRHVLHTGYDGPLSLEVFNDVFRQAEAGPTAVDAQRSLLVLQEEVGRTTPPAPVVPTGVAFAELVTPDAGPVSAVLGALGFTRTARHRSKPVHLWQQGEARILVNTQGSARRDGTGLAAIGLESPDPTGAAHRAEALLAPVLPRRRAPEDAPLDAVAAPDGTELFFCATDRPELPNWRADFTGTANAEQGTGHAEQGTAVAEQGTGAPGVTRIDHLALVQPWHHFDEATLFHHSVLGLHPQESVDVADPYGLMRSRAVTNADGSVRIALSVGAAPTDDTVHAQHIALATDDVVAAARRFRESGGRLLPIPANYYDDLAARYEFADGELETYRELGILYDRDAQGEFRHCYTVTVGRVFFELVQRDGYRGYGAQNAPVRLAAQHIAQ, encoded by the coding sequence ATGCGTACGTCCATCGCCACCGTCTCCCTCAGCGGATCCCTCACCGAGAAGCTCACGGCCGCCTCCCGGGCCGGCTTCGACGGTGTGGAGATCTTCGAGAACGACCTGCTGGCCAGCCCCCTCACCCCCGAGGAGATCCGCGCCCGCTGCGCCGACCTCGGTCTGACCATCGACCTCTACCAGCCGATGCGGGACATCGAGGCCGTGCCCGCCGACGAGTTCGCCCGCAACCTGCGTCGCGCCCGGCACAAGTTCGAGCTGATGCGGCGGCTGGGCGCCGACACCGTCCTCGTCTGCTCCAGCGTGCACCCGCGCGCGGTGGACGACGACGCGCTCGCCGCCGAACAGTTGGGGCAACTTGCCGCCCTCGCGCAGGACTTCGGCATCCGTGTCGCCTACGAGGCGCTCGCCTGGGGACGGCACGTCAACACGTACGACCACGCCTGGCGCATCGTCGAGGCCGCCGGCCACCCCGCGCTCGGCACCTGCCTGGACAGCTTCCACATCCTCTCGCGCACCTCCGACCCCAAGGACCTCGAAGGGATCGAGGACATCCCCGGCGAGAAGATCTTCTTCCTCCAGCTCGCCGACGCCCCGCTGCTCGCCATGGACGTCCTGCAGTGGAGCCGCCACTACCGCTGCTTCCCCGGCCAGGGCGGCTTCGACGTCGCCGGGCTGGTACGCCACGTCCTGCACACGGGATACGACGGCCCGCTGTCCCTGGAGGTCTTCAACGACGTCTTCCGCCAGGCCGAGGCCGGCCCGACCGCCGTGGACGCCCAGCGTTCCCTGCTGGTCCTCCAGGAGGAGGTCGGCCGGACCACGCCGCCCGCGCCCGTCGTCCCCACCGGCGTCGCCTTCGCCGAACTCGTCACGCCGGACGCCGGACCGGTCTCGGCCGTCCTGGGCGCCCTCGGCTTCACCCGCACCGCACGGCACCGCAGCAAGCCGGTCCACCTCTGGCAGCAGGGCGAGGCCCGGATCCTGGTCAACACCCAGGGCTCGGCACGCCGGGACGGCACCGGCCTCGCCGCGATCGGCCTGGAGTCCCCCGACCCGACCGGCGCCGCCCACCGCGCCGAGGCCCTCCTGGCCCCGGTCCTGCCCCGCCGCCGCGCTCCGGAGGACGCCCCGCTGGACGCGGTCGCGGCCCCCGACGGCACGGAACTCTTCTTCTGCGCGACGGACCGGCCCGAACTGCCGAACTGGCGCGCCGACTTCACCGGCACAGCCAATGCCGAGCAGGGCACAGGGCACGCCGAGCAGGGCACGGCAGTCGCCGAGCAGGGCACGGGGGCCCCGGGAGTGACCCGCATCGACCACCTCGCCCTCGTCCAGCCCTGGCACCACTTCGACGAGGCGACCCTCTTCCACCACAGCGTCCTCGGCCTGCACCCCCAGGAGAGCGTCGACGTCGCCGACCCGTACGGACTGATGCGCAGCCGCGCCGTCACCAACGCCGACGGCAGCGTCCGTATCGCCCTGAGCGTCGGCGCGGCTCCCACGGACGACACCGTGCACGCCCAGCACATCGCGCTCGCCACGGACGACGTGGTCGCCGCGGCCCGCCGCTTCCGGGAGTCCGGCGGCCGGCTGCTGCCGATCCCCGCCAACTACTACGACGACCTGGCCGCACGGTACGAGTTCGCGGACGGCGAGCTGGAGACGTATCGCGAGCTGGGCATCCTCTACGACCGCGACGCGCAGGGGGAGTTCCGGCACTGCTACACCGTGACGGTCGGCCGCGTATTCTTCGAGCTGGTGCAGCGGGACGGCTACCGGGGTTACGGCGCCCAGAACGCGCCTGTGCGGCTGGCCGCGCAGCACATCGCGCAGTAG
- a CDS encoding shikimate dehydrogenase: MAKDAKDSYLVGLIGSGIGPSLSPALHEREADRLGLRYLYRLIDIEGLGVPPEAVGDLLRAARDLGFDGLNITHPCKQLVIEHLDALAPQAEALGAVNTVVFEDGRSVGHNTDVTGFAASFARGLPDVPLERVVQLGAGGAGAAVAHAMLTLGAERVTVVDALADRAADLAAALNRHFGAGRAAGAALDALPALLTHADGLVHATPTGMAAHPGLPLPAELLHPGLWVAEVVYRPLETELLRTARSLGCATLDGGGMAVFQAADAFRLFTGREPDSARMLADIAELADAVGTPSQ, translated from the coding sequence GTGGCCAAGGACGCCAAGGACTCGTATCTCGTCGGGCTGATCGGCTCCGGCATCGGTCCGTCGCTCAGCCCCGCGCTGCACGAGAGGGAGGCCGACCGGCTGGGCCTGCGCTATCTGTACCGGCTCATCGACATCGAAGGGCTCGGCGTCCCGCCGGAGGCGGTGGGCGACCTGCTGCGGGCGGCACGCGACCTGGGCTTCGACGGGCTCAACATCACGCACCCGTGCAAGCAGCTCGTCATCGAGCACCTGGACGCGCTCGCCCCGCAGGCCGAGGCGCTCGGCGCGGTCAACACCGTCGTCTTCGAGGACGGCCGGTCCGTCGGCCACAACACGGACGTCACCGGCTTCGCCGCCTCCTTCGCGCGGGGTCTGCCCGACGTACCGCTGGAGCGGGTCGTGCAGCTCGGGGCCGGGGGCGCGGGAGCGGCCGTCGCGCACGCCATGCTGACGCTCGGCGCCGAGCGCGTCACCGTGGTCGACGCGCTGGCCGACCGTGCCGCCGATCTCGCCGCCGCCCTGAACCGGCACTTCGGCGCGGGCCGCGCGGCCGGCGCCGCCCTCGACGCGCTGCCCGCGCTGCTGACCCACGCCGACGGCCTCGTGCACGCCACCCCCACCGGCATGGCCGCCCACCCCGGTCTGCCCCTGCCGGCGGAGCTGCTGCACCCGGGGCTGTGGGTCGCCGAGGTCGTCTACCGCCCGCTGGAGACGGAACTGCTGCGCACGGCACGCTCGCTCGGGTGCGCCACCCTCGACGGCGGCGGCATGGCCGTCTTCCAGGCCGCCGACGCCTTCCGCCTGTTCACCGGACGCGAGCCCGACAGCGCGCGCATGCTCGCGGACATCGCCGAGCTGGCGGACGCCGTGGGAACCCCGAGCCAGTAA
- a CDS encoding TetR/AcrR family transcriptional regulator, which translates to MTSVEEPARSNGRIRDAARTQAEILDVATQEFARAGYDGARVDEIAARTRTTKRMIYYYFGGKEQLFTAVLERAYGVIREAEQELDVEHLDPVAAIRRLAEVTFDHHEQHPDFIRLVSIENIHGAEHIAASEKLGKIGSPALDVIRRILESGQQSGLFTADVDAVDLHAMISSFCFFRVSNRHTFGALFGRDLVDPAQREHYRAMLGDMVIAYLTAERAAD; encoded by the coding sequence ATGACCAGCGTCGAAGAGCCGGCACGCAGCAACGGGCGGATCCGTGACGCCGCCCGCACCCAGGCCGAGATCCTCGACGTCGCGACGCAGGAGTTCGCCCGCGCCGGTTACGACGGCGCCCGCGTGGACGAGATCGCCGCCCGCACCCGGACCACGAAGCGGATGATCTACTACTACTTCGGCGGCAAGGAACAGCTGTTCACGGCCGTTCTGGAGCGGGCGTACGGCGTGATCCGGGAGGCCGAGCAGGAACTCGACGTCGAGCATCTGGACCCGGTCGCGGCCATCCGCCGGCTGGCCGAGGTGACCTTCGACCACCACGAGCAGCACCCGGACTTCATCCGCCTGGTCAGCATCGAGAACATCCACGGGGCCGAGCACATCGCCGCCTCCGAGAAGCTCGGCAAGATCGGCTCACCGGCCCTGGACGTGATCCGCCGGATCCTGGAGTCGGGACAGCAGTCCGGCCTGTTCACGGCCGACGTCGACGCCGTCGACCTGCACGCGATGATCAGCTCGTTCTGCTTCTTCCGGGTCTCCAACCGGCACACCTTCGGCGCCCTGTTCGGCCGTGACCTGGTGGATCCGGCCCAGCGCGAGCACTACCGGGCGATGCTCGGCGACATGGTGATCGCGTATCTGACGGCGGAGCGCGCGGCCGACTGA
- a CDS encoding MFS transporter, translated as MSVPVPQAPPGQPKKAATAAWIGSALEYYDFFIYGSAAALIFPEVFFDESDPATATLLSLATFGVAYAARPVGALFLGHFGDRLGRKKIMVFTLILMGVSTFLIGCLPTRDQVGTLAPVLLVLCRVLQGISAAGEQASANSMTLEHAPPHRRGFFTSFTLSGTQGGQLLATLVFIPIAALPDEQLLSWGWRVPFWMSIAVAVVGYVIRRKLEETPAFEQQAAAEGVVKLPLAVLMRDHWADVLRVVAGALVASVSTIFTVWALSYATSDSVGMSRSSMLWVGALANLVALAAIPLWATLSDRIGRRPVFLIGAAGSAVTMFLYLWAISTGSYPLTLLLGVIAFGVVYSAANGVWPSFYGEMFSTRVRLSGMAIGTQIGFAVAGFAVTFAAQIAGPDGDDWSAVALFTAALCVPPVVAALSARETAKVPTELLGEREPRKAAQPEKVTA; from the coding sequence GTGTCCGTCCCCGTCCCCCAGGCCCCGCCCGGGCAACCGAAGAAAGCCGCGACCGCCGCCTGGATCGGCAGCGCCCTCGAGTACTACGACTTCTTCATCTACGGCAGCGCCGCCGCGCTGATCTTCCCCGAGGTCTTCTTCGACGAGTCCGACCCGGCGACCGCCACCCTGCTGTCGCTGGCCACGTTCGGTGTGGCGTACGCGGCCCGGCCGGTCGGCGCGCTGTTCCTCGGTCACTTCGGGGACCGGCTGGGGCGTAAGAAGATCATGGTCTTCACGCTGATCCTGATGGGCGTGTCGACGTTCCTCATCGGCTGTCTGCCCACCCGCGACCAGGTCGGCACCCTCGCGCCCGTGCTGCTGGTGCTGTGCCGGGTGCTCCAGGGCATCTCGGCGGCCGGCGAGCAGGCCAGCGCCAACTCGATGACCCTGGAACACGCGCCACCGCACCGGCGCGGCTTCTTCACCAGCTTCACGCTGAGCGGCACCCAGGGCGGGCAGCTGCTGGCCACCCTGGTCTTCATCCCGATCGCCGCGCTGCCGGATGAGCAGCTGCTGTCGTGGGGCTGGCGGGTGCCGTTCTGGATGAGCATCGCAGTCGCCGTCGTCGGCTATGTCATCCGCCGCAAGCTGGAGGAGACGCCCGCCTTCGAGCAGCAGGCCGCCGCCGAGGGCGTCGTCAAGCTGCCGCTCGCGGTGCTGATGCGGGACCACTGGGCGGATGTGCTGCGGGTGGTCGCCGGCGCGCTGGTCGCCTCGGTCAGCACGATCTTCACGGTGTGGGCGCTGTCCTACGCCACCAGCGACTCGGTCGGGATGAGCAGGTCCTCCATGCTGTGGGTGGGCGCCCTCGCCAACCTGGTCGCGCTCGCCGCGATCCCGCTGTGGGCCACGCTGTCGGACCGCATCGGCCGCCGCCCGGTGTTTCTGATCGGCGCGGCCGGCAGTGCGGTGACGATGTTCCTCTACCTGTGGGCGATCTCGACCGGCTCCTACCCGCTGACCCTGCTGCTCGGCGTCATCGCCTTCGGAGTGGTCTACAGCGCCGCGAACGGTGTCTGGCCCTCCTTCTACGGCGAGATGTTCTCCACCCGGGTCCGGCTGTCCGGCATGGCGATCGGCACCCAGATCGGCTTCGCGGTCGCCGGTTTCGCGGTCACGTTCGCCGCGCAGATCGCCGGTCCGGACGGCGACGACTGGTCCGCGGTGGCGCTCTTCACGGCGGCCCTGTGCGTACCGCCGGTCGTGGCCGCGCTCTCGGCCCGCGAGACGGCGAAGGTTCCGACGGAGCTGCTGGGCGAGCGCGAGCCGCGGAAGGCGGCCCAGCCGGAGAAGGTCACCGCCTGA